In the genome of Carboxydothermus pertinax, the window ATTGCCTGGGAAGATATTGTTCCTGTAATTGTTGAACGAGCAGGGTTACTTCCGCGACCTGAAGTTTAAACTTCAGGTCTTTTTTCTTTTAAACAGTGATAAATTCTGATATAGTATTGATTGCAGGAATGGAGGTGTAACAGGTGCAGGATTATCACATTCACCCTGGCTATTCAATTGATGCCGCCAATTATACGCCAAAGGATTATTGTGAAAAGGCTTTAGCTCTTAATTTAAAAGAAATTGCCTTTACCACCCATTATGAGGCAGAACCTGAAAGACGGGAAATAGATTGGTTTTTAAGGATAAATGGCACTTTAGTTCCAATGGAGAAAGAGGATTGGCTAAAAGTTTATTTTGATGAATTACTAGATTTAAGAGAGGTCTATAAAAGCTATGGTTTAAATGTTAAAATTGGTTTAGAGGTAGGTTATTTCGAAGGTATTGAAGAAAAGATTATAAAGTTAAAAGAAAATTATCCCTTTGACTTTATAATGGGTTCCATCCATACCCTGGATCACATTGCCATATCATCGAAAAAAGAAGCTCCTTCCTTATTTTCACGGTTGTCGGCAGAGGAAATTTTAGAAAAATATTTTAAAAGATTAGAAAACCTTATTCAATCCGGTTTGTTTGAAGTTATTGGTCATTTAGATTTATTTTTGCGCTACGGCATATCTTTTTATGGTCTGAAAAATTTACTAATTTTCAACGAGAGAATTAGGAATGTTTTTTTATTAATTAAAAAAAGGGAGCTTGTTATCGAGCTTAACAGTTCTTCGTTAAGGCGGGGATACGATTTTATTCATCCTCATCAATTTTTTCTAAAAAAATTAATCTCTTTAGGAATAGATAAGTTTGTTATTGGTTCTGATGCTCATTCCCTTTCTGAACTTGGTTTTGGGCAAGAAACAATGTTAACCCTTCTTAAAAATTTCAACTTAAAACCGGTTTCTTTGACGAATGGGGTAGTTTCAGCCAGGGAGGATTTTTAATGAGTGGACTTACTTTATTTTTGGCGGAACTTTTTAATCAAGGTTTAATAAGTGTTCCCACCTTTCTTTTAAAAAATTATAAACACTTAAATTTAAATGAAAAAGAACTGGTATTTTTGTTGCAGCTTATGAGTTTTATTAATGAAGGGAATTTGCTACCTTCGGCTGA includes:
- a CDS encoding histidinol-phosphatase — encoded protein: MQDYHIHPGYSIDAANYTPKDYCEKALALNLKEIAFTTHYEAEPERREIDWFLRINGTLVPMEKEDWLKVYFDELLDLREVYKSYGLNVKIGLEVGYFEGIEEKIIKLKENYPFDFIMGSIHTLDHIAISSKKEAPSLFSRLSAEEILEKYFKRLENLIQSGLFEVIGHLDLFLRYGISFYGLKNLLIFNERIRNVFLLIKKRELVIELNSSSLRRGYDFIHPHQFFLKKLISLGIDKFVIGSDAHSLSELGFGQETMLTLLKNFNLKPVSLTNGVVSAREDF